Proteins from a genomic interval of Nocardia sp. BMG51109:
- the fgd gene encoding glucose-6-phosphate dehydrogenase (coenzyme-F420), which yields MSGLKLGYKASAEQFGPRELVELGVLVEEHGLDSATVSDHFQPWRHEGGHAPFSLAWMTAVGERTRRIQLGTSVLTPTFRYNPAVIAQAFASMGCLYPDRIMLGVGTGEALNEIATGYKGEWPEFKERFARLRESVDLMRALWTGDRVTFEGQYYTTVGASIYDVPKGGIPIYVAAGGPLVARYAGRAGDGFICTSGKGMDLYTEKLMPAVDEGTAKVGRTRDDIDRMIEIKISYDTDPELALENTRFWAPLSLTAEQKHSITDPIEMEAAADALPIEQIAKRWIVASDPDEAVAQIKPYLDAGLNHLVFHAPGHDQKRFLDLFQRDLAPRLRAL from the coding sequence GTGAGTGGACTCAAGCTCGGGTACAAGGCGTCGGCGGAACAGTTCGGTCCCCGGGAGCTGGTGGAGCTCGGGGTTCTCGTCGAGGAGCACGGGCTCGACAGTGCCACGGTCAGCGACCATTTCCAGCCGTGGCGGCACGAGGGCGGGCATGCGCCGTTCTCGCTGGCGTGGATGACCGCGGTGGGCGAGCGCACCCGGCGGATCCAGCTCGGCACCTCCGTGCTCACCCCGACCTTCCGGTACAACCCGGCCGTGATCGCGCAGGCGTTCGCGTCCATGGGCTGCCTGTACCCCGATCGCATCATGCTGGGCGTGGGAACGGGGGAGGCGCTCAACGAGATCGCCACCGGGTACAAGGGTGAGTGGCCGGAGTTCAAGGAGCGGTTCGCCCGCCTGCGGGAGTCCGTCGATCTGATGCGGGCGCTGTGGACCGGCGACCGGGTGACGTTCGAGGGCCAGTACTACACCACCGTCGGCGCCTCCATCTACGACGTGCCGAAGGGCGGCATCCCGATCTACGTCGCCGCGGGCGGGCCGCTGGTGGCCCGGTACGCCGGTCGCGCCGGGGACGGCTTCATCTGCACCTCCGGCAAGGGCATGGACCTCTACACCGAGAAGCTGATGCCGGCCGTCGACGAGGGCACCGCCAAGGTCGGGCGCACGCGCGACGACATCGATCGGATGATCGAGATCAAGATCTCCTACGACACCGATCCGGAACTGGCGCTGGAGAATACGCGGTTCTGGGCGCCGCTGTCGCTGACCGCCGAGCAGAAGCACAGCATCACCGACCCGATCGAGATGGAGGCCGCCGCCGACGCGCTGCCGATCGAGCAGATCGCCAAGCGTTGGATCGTGGCCAGCGATCCCGATGAGGCCGTGGCACAGATCAAGCCCTACCTGGACGCGGGGCTGAACCACCTGGTCTTCCACGCACCCGGACACGACCAGAAGCGCTTCCTGGACCTGTTCCAGCGCGATCTGGCGCCGCGGTTGCGGGCGCTGTAA
- a CDS encoding acetate kinase gives MQVLVINSGSSSIKYQLLDPDSGEMAASGLVSRIGESVAEDATTVEHRSDGRTLEHQGAIADHAAGLRIVFDLFARSGHDPRTAGLTAVGHRVVHGGEVFYRPTLIDDSVVESISELSSLAPLHNPANVTGIESARTLLPEVPQVAVFDTAFFHGLPEAAKTYAIDAKVAAAHGIRRYGFHGTSHEYVSGRAAELLGRDPAELNQIVFHLGNGASASAIRGGRAVDTTMGLTPLEGLVMGTRSGDIDPGIVPHLVRTAGLDIDGIDNLLNRDSGIKGLSGVNDFRELFRLIDTGDEAARLAYDVYVHRLRRYLGAYLVELGRVDAIIFTAGVGENNARVRADALAGLERFGIAVDPDRNESKDRAARYISPDGSEVAVLVVPTDEELAIARAAARLVA, from the coding sequence ATGCAGGTCCTGGTGATCAACTCCGGCTCGTCGTCGATCAAATATCAACTGCTGGATCCGGATTCGGGGGAGATGGCGGCGTCCGGGCTGGTGTCGCGGATCGGAGAATCGGTCGCGGAGGACGCGACGACCGTCGAGCATCGCAGTGACGGGCGCACCCTCGAACACCAGGGTGCGATTGCGGATCATGCCGCCGGGCTGCGCATCGTGTTCGACCTGTTCGCCCGCAGCGGGCACGATCCTCGCACCGCCGGGCTCACCGCGGTCGGGCACCGGGTGGTGCACGGTGGTGAGGTGTTCTACCGGCCCACCCTGATCGACGACTCCGTGGTGGAGTCGATCAGCGAGCTGTCTTCGCTTGCGCCGCTGCACAATCCGGCCAATGTGACCGGCATCGAGTCGGCCCGCACGCTGCTGCCGGAGGTCCCGCAGGTCGCGGTGTTCGACACCGCGTTCTTCCACGGCCTGCCCGAGGCCGCCAAGACCTACGCGATCGACGCGAAGGTCGCTGCCGCGCACGGGATTCGGCGATACGGATTCCACGGCACGTCGCACGAGTACGTGTCCGGGCGAGCGGCCGAGCTGCTGGGCCGCGATCCGGCCGAGCTGAACCAGATCGTGTTCCACCTCGGCAACGGCGCCTCGGCGTCGGCGATCCGGGGCGGTCGCGCGGTGGACACCACGATGGGCCTCACGCCGCTGGAGGGCCTGGTGATGGGCACCCGCTCCGGCGACATCGACCCGGGGATCGTCCCGCACCTGGTGCGCACCGCCGGGCTGGACATCGACGGCATCGACAACCTGCTCAACCGGGATTCGGGCATCAAGGGCCTGTCCGGGGTCAACGACTTCCGAGAACTGTTCCGGCTCATCGACACCGGGGACGAGGCGGCCCGGCTGGCCTACGACGTCTACGTCCACCGGCTGCGCCGGTACCTGGGCGCGTACCTGGTGGAACTGGGCCGGGTCGATGCGATCATCTTCACGGCCGGTGTGGGGGAGAACAATGCCCGCGTCCGCGCCGATGCACTGGCCGGTCTGGAGCGCTTCGGCATCGCGGTGGACCCCGATCGCAACGAGTCGAAAGACCGTGCGGCACGGTATATCTCGCCGGACGGCAGTGAGGTGGCCGTCCTCGTGGTACCGACCGACGAGGAGCTGGCCATCGCCCGCGCGGCTGCTCGCTTGGTGGCCTGA
- a CDS encoding TetR/AcrR family transcriptional regulator: MADPSARPTRADARANEDKLLAAAAAAFARDGAAATLKQIAKDAGVGIGTLYRRFPTREQLVDATYRYETARLAARPAALLGALPADRALRTWMSEVLDYLATKHGMADTLKSLLRSDERLSSQTREQLTGAVEEFRLAGIAQDVIRQDVPASDILAALAGVTLVAGSGHQRGQAERLLDLLMDGITRPNGWGGTELAEAP, encoded by the coding sequence ATGGCCGATCCGAGCGCCCGGCCGACCCGGGCCGATGCGCGAGCCAACGAGGACAAACTGCTCGCCGCGGCCGCCGCGGCCTTCGCCCGGGACGGCGCCGCCGCGACCTTGAAGCAGATCGCCAAGGACGCCGGCGTCGGCATCGGCACCCTGTACCGCCGCTTCCCGACCCGCGAGCAACTCGTCGACGCCACCTACCGCTACGAGACCGCCCGCCTCGCCGCCCGGCCCGCGGCCCTGCTCGGTGCGCTGCCCGCCGACCGAGCCCTGCGGACATGGATGTCCGAGGTGCTGGACTACCTCGCTACCAAGCACGGCATGGCCGACACGCTCAAATCCCTCCTCCGGAGCGATGAGCGGCTGAGTTCACAGACGCGCGAGCAGCTGACCGGTGCGGTCGAGGAGTTCCGCCTCGCGGGAATCGCCCAGGACGTGATCCGGCAGGACGTGCCCGCCTCCGACATTCTCGCGGCCCTGGCGGGTGTCACCCTCGTAGCCGGGTCCGGCCACCAGCGGGGGCAGGCCGAACGCCTGCTCGATCTGCTGATGGACGGCATCACCCGCCCGAACGGATGGGGCGGGACCGAACTCGCGGAGGCGCCGTGA
- a CDS encoding LLM class flavin-dependent oxidoreductase — protein MTIDLGAFLPTSTPDPDHPVLGDVRAAARLAEAGGLDSVWSTDHLVASAPILESTAVVATAAAVTERIRVGFGVLLLALRPAAWAAKQVATLQYLSGDRILLGVGTGNPAHGDIGWRAAGQEFTGRGRRTDEALAVLPDLIAGRQAVLPDGTEVALSPGATVPPILVAGNGTAALRRTATHADGWIGMDPTPDELTTAKAELAERAAAVNRPTPAVTVVTALPTDLAEATDKISAYAAAGVERVIVAPFFDDWRRVYEFIAKVKSAL, from the coding sequence ATGACGATCGATCTCGGCGCGTTTCTCCCGACCTCCACGCCCGATCCCGACCACCCCGTCCTCGGCGACGTGCGAGCCGCGGCGCGACTGGCCGAAGCGGGGGGCCTGGATTCGGTATGGTCCACCGATCACCTGGTGGCCAGCGCGCCGATTCTGGAGAGCACCGCGGTGGTGGCCACCGCGGCGGCGGTGACCGAGCGGATCCGCGTGGGGTTCGGCGTGCTGCTGCTGGCCCTGCGCCCGGCCGCCTGGGCGGCCAAGCAGGTTGCCACGCTGCAATACCTGTCCGGCGACCGGATCCTGCTCGGCGTCGGCACCGGCAACCCGGCGCACGGTGACATCGGCTGGCGAGCGGCGGGACAGGAGTTCACCGGCCGCGGACGGCGCACCGACGAGGCGCTGGCCGTCCTCCCCGATCTGATCGCCGGGCGTCAGGCGGTCTTGCCGGACGGCACCGAGGTGGCGCTGTCCCCGGGCGCGACCGTCCCGCCGATCCTGGTGGCGGGCAACGGAACCGCGGCCCTGCGCCGCACCGCGACCCATGCCGACGGCTGGATCGGCATGGACCCGACTCCCGACGAACTGACTACGGCGAAGGCGGAATTGGCCGAGCGGGCCGCGGCGGTGAACCGCCCCACCCCCGCCGTCACCGTCGTCACCGCGCTGCCCACGGACCTCGCCGAGGCGACCGACAAGATATCGGCGTACGCCGCCGCAGGCGTCGAGAGGGTGATCGTCGCACCGTTCTTCGACGACTGGCGTCGTGTCTACGAGTTCATCGCAAAAGTCAAGTCCGCCTTGTAA
- a CDS encoding carboxylesterase/lipase family protein produces the protein MAAASKPSESEPEVRTAAGVLRGGREAGLAVFRGIPFAEPPVGGLRFAAPQPVRGWDGVRPALAHGPPPPQSAVLAVSQDTAGGDWLTVNVWTPEPDPASGLPVMVWIPGGGYAMGNSGLPEYDAGHLAAIGTVVVTLNYRLGIEGFARIEGAPANRGLLDQVAALEWVRDNIRMFGGDPDRVTVFGQSAGAGSVAALLAMPCAAGLLRRAIAQSVPGTFFSPELAADLAAAFAAELGVAPTVAGLSAVAPDLLSAAGDEVFAKMDQWRERWGQIAHRPIPYAPVVDGDVLPTTPWRALAEGTARDVELLVGHTRDEHRLFSLIDGVLGQVTREHTETALHVLAAGPDGARRYREAFPAAGDEELYELVNADWLFRMPSVRLADAQIAGGGRAHLYELTWTAPGMGGALGACHGLDVPLVFGNLGSGQTATLIGDPPSPEATELSARIRGSWTSFAAHGDPGWPAYDADHRLAQIFDTPSTVTAYPEEASRLLWQDFTFPALPLLAR, from the coding sequence ATGGCCGCAGCCAGCAAGCCGTCCGAGTCCGAGCCGGAGGTCCGCACGGCGGCCGGTGTGCTGCGCGGCGGCCGGGAGGCGGGGCTGGCGGTCTTCCGCGGCATCCCGTTCGCCGAACCACCGGTCGGCGGCCTGCGTTTCGCCGCGCCGCAGCCGGTGCGCGGCTGGGATGGGGTGCGGCCCGCCCTCGCCCACGGCCCGCCGCCCCCGCAGTCCGCCGTGCTCGCGGTGTCTCAGGACACCGCCGGAGGCGACTGGCTGACGGTCAATGTCTGGACGCCGGAACCGGATCCGGCCTCCGGGCTCCCGGTGATGGTGTGGATTCCCGGCGGTGGTTATGCCATGGGCAACTCCGGCCTGCCGGAATACGACGCCGGGCACCTGGCCGCGATCGGAACCGTGGTCGTGACCCTCAACTACCGTCTCGGCATCGAGGGGTTCGCCCGGATCGAGGGCGCCCCGGCCAACCGTGGACTGCTCGACCAGGTAGCGGCCCTGGAGTGGGTGCGGGACAACATCCGGATGTTCGGCGGCGACCCCGACCGGGTGACGGTCTTCGGGCAGTCTGCGGGTGCCGGATCGGTCGCCGCGCTGCTCGCGATGCCGTGCGCCGCCGGGCTCCTCCGCCGGGCGATCGCGCAGAGCGTGCCGGGGACGTTCTTCTCTCCCGAGCTGGCCGCCGACCTCGCCGCGGCCTTCGCCGCCGAGCTCGGGGTGGCGCCCACGGTGGCCGGGCTGTCGGCGGTGGCGCCGGACCTGCTGTCCGCCGCCGGCGACGAGGTCTTCGCCAAGATGGACCAGTGGCGGGAGCGCTGGGGGCAGATCGCCCACCGGCCGATTCCGTATGCGCCGGTTGTCGACGGTGACGTGCTGCCCACGACCCCCTGGCGGGCGCTGGCCGAGGGCACCGCCCGGGACGTCGAGCTTCTCGTCGGGCACACGCGAGACGAGCACCGGTTGTTCAGCCTGATCGACGGTGTGCTCGGCCAGGTCACACGCGAGCACACCGAAACCGCGCTGCACGTTCTCGCCGCCGGGCCGGACGGTGCGCGCCGGTACCGGGAGGCGTTCCCGGCCGCGGGCGATGAGGAGCTGTACGAGCTGGTCAACGCCGACTGGTTGTTCCGCATGCCGAGTGTCCGGCTCGCCGACGCGCAGATCGCCGGCGGCGGCCGAGCCCACCTCTACGAGCTGACCTGGACTGCCCCGGGCATGGGCGGCGCACTCGGCGCCTGCCACGGTCTGGATGTGCCGCTCGTCTTCGGCAATCTGGGCAGTGGGCAGACCGCGACGCTGATCGGCGACCCGCCCTCGCCGGAGGCAACGGAGCTGTCGGCGCGAATCCGGGGGTCGTGGACGTCATTCGCCGCGCACGGCGACCCGGGCTGGCCGGCGTACGACGCCGATCACCGCCTCGCCCAGATCTTCGACACACCGTCGACGGTCACCGCCTACCCGGAGGAGGCATCGCGGCTGCTGTGGCAAGATTTCACCTTCCCGGCGCTGCCGCTGCTCGCGCGG
- the pta gene encoding phosphate acetyltransferase, which produces MADTAPSTVYIASLEGDTGKSTVALGTLQMLSATTPRGGVFRPIMRSATEPDYILELLLEYCTADIDYEQACGVTYEQVHADPDAAISEIVMRFHEMAKVCDAVVVVGSDYTDVASPSELRYNARIAVNLGAPVLLVLRGSGRTPEQMVQVAELCQGELAQEHAHLTAVVVNRCDPDRLDEIADAVRVAGPPVWTLPEVPLLTAPTMSELSGAIGGELYSGDPELLQREALSVMVGGMTAEHILERLTDGAAVIVPGDRSDALLALVNAHEAEGFPSLSGIIMNGDIRPEPTVARLIDGMRPKLPILTTPLGTYDTANAAARTRGRVSLSSIRKVDTALALMEQRVDGRKLLELVAVPEPAVVVTPQMFEYQLVERARGDRRRIVLPEGDDDRILRAAGRVLQRKIADLTILGDEAAVRGRAAELGLDLEAAQVLDPRTSDLCEEFAEEYAKLRAHKGMTVERAREVVTDISYFGTMMVHEGIADGMVSGAAHTTAHTIRPSFEIIKTEQGVSTVSSVFLMCLADRVLTYGDCAVVPDPTAEQLADIAISSSRTAERFGIDPRVAMLSYSTGESGTGADVDKVRTATKLVHERAPQLLVEGPIQYDAAIEPTVASTKLPNSEVAGRATVFIFPDLNTGNNTYKAVQRSAGAVAIGPVLQGLRKPVNDLSRGALVADIVNTIAITAIQAQSE; this is translated from the coding sequence ATGGCCGATACCGCTCCGTCCACCGTGTACATCGCCTCGCTCGAGGGCGACACCGGCAAGTCGACGGTGGCGCTGGGGACGCTGCAGATGCTGTCCGCCACGACGCCGCGGGGCGGGGTCTTCCGGCCGATCATGCGCTCGGCGACCGAACCGGACTACATCCTGGAGCTGCTGCTCGAGTACTGCACCGCGGATATCGACTACGAACAGGCCTGCGGCGTCACCTACGAGCAGGTGCACGCCGACCCGGACGCGGCGATCAGCGAGATCGTCATGCGGTTCCACGAGATGGCCAAGGTCTGCGACGCCGTGGTGGTGGTCGGCAGCGACTACACCGATGTGGCCAGTCCCAGCGAGCTGCGGTACAACGCGCGCATCGCGGTGAATCTGGGCGCGCCGGTGTTGCTGGTGCTGCGCGGTTCCGGGCGCACACCGGAGCAGATGGTGCAGGTTGCCGAGCTGTGCCAGGGCGAGCTGGCGCAGGAGCACGCCCACCTCACCGCCGTCGTGGTCAACCGATGCGATCCGGACCGGCTCGACGAGATCGCCGATGCGGTGCGGGTGGCCGGCCCGCCGGTGTGGACGCTGCCGGAGGTGCCGCTGCTCACCGCGCCCACCATGTCCGAACTGTCCGGGGCGATCGGCGGCGAGTTGTACTCGGGCGATCCGGAGCTGTTGCAGCGCGAGGCGCTGTCGGTCATGGTCGGCGGCATGACCGCCGAGCACATTCTGGAGCGGCTCACCGACGGCGCCGCCGTCATCGTCCCGGGCGATCGCTCGGACGCGCTGCTGGCGCTGGTGAACGCCCATGAGGCGGAAGGGTTTCCGTCGTTGTCGGGCATCATCATGAACGGCGACATCCGGCCCGAGCCCACGGTCGCGCGGCTGATCGACGGCATGCGGCCGAAGCTGCCGATCCTCACGACCCCGCTGGGCACCTACGACACCGCCAATGCCGCCGCCCGCACCCGCGGCCGGGTCTCGCTGTCGAGCATCCGCAAGGTCGACACCGCGCTCGCCCTGATGGAGCAGCGGGTGGACGGGCGCAAGCTGCTGGAACTCGTGGCGGTGCCCGAACCGGCGGTGGTGGTGACCCCGCAGATGTTCGAATATCAGCTGGTGGAGCGGGCCCGGGGGGACCGGCGCCGGATCGTGCTGCCCGAGGGCGACGACGACCGCATTCTCCGCGCCGCCGGCCGGGTGCTGCAACGCAAGATCGCCGATCTGACCATCCTCGGCGACGAGGCCGCCGTCCGCGGGCGGGCCGCCGAACTCGGCCTCGACCTCGAGGCGGCGCAGGTGCTCGATCCGCGCACCAGCGATCTGTGCGAGGAGTTCGCGGAGGAATACGCAAAGCTGCGGGCGCACAAGGGGATGACGGTGGAGCGGGCCCGCGAAGTGGTCACCGACATCTCGTATTTCGGCACGATGATGGTGCACGAGGGGATCGCCGACGGGATGGTGTCCGGGGCGGCGCACACCACCGCGCACACCATCCGCCCGTCGTTCGAGATCATCAAGACCGAGCAGGGCGTTTCGACGGTTTCCAGCGTGTTCCTCATGTGCCTGGCCGACCGGGTGCTCACCTACGGCGACTGCGCCGTGGTGCCCGACCCGACCGCCGAACAGCTGGCCGATATCGCCATCTCCTCGTCGCGGACCGCCGAGCGGTTCGGTATCGATCCGCGAGTGGCGATGCTGTCGTACTCGACCGGGGAATCGGGCACCGGCGCCGATGTCGACAAGGTGCGCACGGCCACCAAGCTCGTGCACGAGCGGGCCCCGCAGCTGCTGGTGGAGGGGCCGATCCAGTACGACGCGGCGATCGAGCCCACGGTGGCCAGCACCAAATTACCGAACTCGGAAGTCGCCGGGCGCGCAACGGTTTTCATCTTCCCCGACCTGAACACCGGCAACAACACCTACAAGGCCGTGCAGCGCAGCGCGGGCGCGGTGGCGATCGGCCCGGTGCTCCAAGGGCTGCGCAAGCCGGTCAACGACCTGTCCCGTGGCGCCCTGGTCGCCGACATCGTCAACACCATCGCCATCACCGCGATCCAGGCGCAGTCGGAATGA
- a CDS encoding aldo/keto reductase, with protein sequence MQYRTLGSTGVQVSSLCLGSMMFGQWGNPDHGESIGIIRAAVDAGINIIDTADVYSGGESEVIVGKALAGRRDEIVLATKVSSPMGPGRNERGASRRWIIRACEASLRRLDTDHIDLYQVHRPDPATDLDETLGALTDLVRAGKIRYAGSSTFSPSTLVQAQWTAERRHRERFVCEQPPYSLLTRGIEADVLPTCETCRMGVLAWSPLAGGWLSGRWRRDATDPTSHRTRTMSFPTTLAHYDLSIPGNRAKLAAATELAALADESGLTLIQLALAFVTTHPAVSAAIIGPRTAEHLQSQLAAADIVLDPAVLDRIDRIVAPGVDLNPEDTGYGAAVLADPKRRRRHVSW encoded by the coding sequence ATGCAGTACCGCACGCTGGGAAGTACCGGAGTCCAGGTCAGCTCGCTGTGCCTGGGCTCGATGATGTTCGGGCAGTGGGGAAATCCCGATCACGGCGAGTCGATCGGCATCATCCGTGCCGCGGTGGACGCGGGCATCAACATCATCGACACGGCCGACGTGTATTCGGGCGGCGAGTCCGAGGTGATCGTCGGGAAGGCACTCGCCGGGCGGCGCGACGAAATCGTCCTGGCGACAAAGGTATCCAGCCCGATGGGCCCGGGCCGCAACGAACGCGGCGCGTCCCGACGCTGGATCATCCGCGCCTGCGAGGCGAGCCTGCGCCGCCTGGACACCGATCACATCGACCTCTACCAGGTGCACCGCCCCGATCCCGCCACCGATCTCGACGAGACCCTGGGCGCGCTGACCGACCTCGTTCGCGCGGGCAAGATCCGCTACGCGGGCTCGTCGACGTTCTCCCCCTCGACGCTCGTGCAGGCCCAGTGGACCGCCGAGCGCCGGCACCGCGAACGCTTCGTCTGCGAACAGCCCCCGTACTCCCTGCTGACCCGGGGCATCGAGGCCGACGTGCTGCCGACCTGCGAGACCTGTCGAATGGGAGTACTGGCGTGGAGCCCGCTGGCCGGTGGATGGCTGTCCGGCCGCTGGCGTCGCGACGCGACCGACCCGACCAGCCACCGCACCCGGACGATGTCCTTCCCGACCACGCTCGCCCACTACGACCTGAGCATCCCCGGCAACCGGGCCAAGCTCGCCGCCGCCACCGAACTCGCCGCCCTCGCCGACGAGTCCGGCCTGACTCTGATCCAGCTGGCACTCGCCTTCGTCACCACCCATCCGGCGGTGTCCGCGGCGATCATCGGTCCCCGCACCGCCGAACACCTCCAGAGCCAACTGGCCGCCGCGGACATCGTCCTGGACCCTGCGGTACTCGACCGCATCGATCGCATCGTCGCGCCGGGTGTCGATCTCAACCCCGAAGACACCGGCTACGGCGCGGCCGTACTCGCCGACCCGAAGCGTCGCCGCCGTCACGTCTCCTGGTGA